The genomic stretch GTCCTTGCCGGTGAAGGTCATCGCATCGCCGACGGCAGCCGTTCCTTCATAAGCCATCTGGCCGTCCTGGCTCACCGACATCCAGCACTTATCCTGCAGGACCCGCAAGGTCACGGCCACACCGCGAGCCGCCGGGCTCGGCGCAGGCGCTACGGCAGGAACGCCCGGGGCGGATTCTCCATTGCTCGCCTGTGGCACGTTTGCAGTAGAGTCACCCGGCGAGCCGCCCGCCGTCGTCGCTGACTCTGTCATCGAAGTCGGCGGTGAAGAACCTTCCGGTGTCGCCGCCCCCTGAACCCCTGGCAGGGACTCGGACGTTACCGTCGCCGGTGGTTTGGCGCCGTTGATGGCAACACCATTGTCGGCGCGACCCTTGTTGTCATTTCGGTCACTGCCTGGCATGCTGGCCGAGACAAAGACCAGTCCGGCAATGGCCGCCACCGCCAGGCCATAACCGGCGTACTTGACGATACCACCCGGCCGAGGCGCCGAGTACTCATTTTCCTTCTCCTCCGTCACGGGAGGCGCTTCCTCTTCCTCTGATTTCCAGTCATGTTTCATCGCTTCGATCAGCGGCGCCGGATCGAGGCCAAGGTATTTGGCATAACTGCGCATAAACCCGACGCCGTAGACACGACCGGGGAGCAAGTCATAATTGCCTTCTTCCAAAGCGGTCAGGTACGCCAGACGGATGTTTGTATCCGTTTCCACCTGACGCAATGAGAGTTGCTTCTGTTCCCTGGCTTGCCGGAGCACAAGCCCGAGGCTTTCCATCGACGTGACCTCCTTTCTGAAAGCGTGCTTCATTGTATAGCATGAGCAGGTTCACCGCTTCGGTAACCGAAGATGCATCCACCGCAAAAGCGTACTGAGGGCTCGGTCCGTTTGGATACCCGTATAACGGATCATAATATTCCCGCAAAAGCACTTCCGCAACAGCGGCATAATCCTCCTGTTCGACCCATCGGATCAGTTCTTTGACCCGGGCCTTGCCGAGGCGCTGTTCCAACCGCTCCATGGCTTGCAACAGTTTCCCCCGGTCCGATTGGCTGGCATAAACATCGACAAGCCGCTTGATTCGCAGGGCCATCGGCGCATACAACAGGATCCGCTCGCCCTCCTGCATACGCCGGAAAAAGGTCTGCGGAAGGGAGACGCGGCCGATACGGCGGCTTTCACACTCCATGAAGATGCCGGGCTTGCCTTCACAGGCCCGCAAGGCCATGAAGAGACGGCTCCAAAGGTCTGCTGACTCGGAATCGCGTCATAACCGATATGGCCGAAGACGCTGCCCCGGTTCTCGGCGATGGCCTCCAGATCGATCACGCCGGCGCCCCTTGCGGCCAGGGCCGAGAGGATCTCCGTCTTGCCGACGCCGGTGTTGCCATGAAGCATCAGAAAAGGCCAGGCGCTGAGGCGCTGCTCAAGGTATTCATTGACATAACGACGAAAGGCCTTGTAACCGCCTTCCAGTCGATAGGTCTCCATCCCCATCAGGTTGAGAACAGTCGATGTGGTCTTGCTGCGCATCCCGCCACGCCAGCAAAACAGGACGGCTGGTCCCTTGCCGGCGATGGTCTGAGCCTTGCGGTACATTTCCGGGAGCTTGGGACCGGTGATCTCCAGGCCGATTTCGCGGGCATCGGCCGGCCCCTGGTGCCGGTAGATGGTGCCCACGCGAACCCGTTCCTCATTGGAAAGCAAGGGGAGATTGACCGCGCCGGGAATGGTGGCTTCTGTATATTCACCTTCTGATCGCACATCAATCAGCGGACCAAATTCACCGGACAGTGCTTTCTCGATGGTGATGGGAATTTCCGTGTTGCCTCTCATGCGCTCGCAATGACTTCCCTTCAAGAAAAAAAGTCGAAAAATCTCCCGAAGGTTAATTTTACGACATTCTCATATTAGTATATCATTTGGAGTCTAATCCTGTCAAAAAGTTCAAAGCCCGCTTAAAATTTGACTTCTCCGCGCGCCAGTTTTTGCAGCACCGGGTCAAGTTTTGTCCGGATTTCCTCCGGCAGGGGCTGATGCTCGCCCGTTCCCCCTGCCGGTCTTTGATAGATATTCCATTGGATCGGCAAGGCGCCCGTTTGTCCGTCTTTTCCACTGAGGATCGCCTCCAGGCGGGGAAGCAGATCGGCGCTGTTCACACCGCCTTGGATCACCCATACGCCCGGAGGCGCGACTTCGTTCGGCTGGAGCAGCACGATGACGTTGTTCGACCGCCGGGTGCCCGCCGGTTGTGGCGGCGTATCTGCGGACCGCAGGACGATCCGCAGATCAGCCGAAGCGGCTGCGGCTGCAGCGTCATCGCTGGCGGCGGAGCCTCCGGCGCCTGCGGGATTTGCCACTCCGGC from Heliomicrobium gestii encodes the following:
- a CDS encoding helix-turn-helix domain-containing protein, coding for MESLGLVLRQAREQKQLSLRQVETDTNIRLAYLTALEEGNYDLLPGRVYGVGFMRSYAKYLGLDPAPLIEAMKHDWKSEEEEAPPVTEEKENEYSAPRPGGIVKYAGYGLAVAAIAGLVFVSASMPGSDRNDNKGRADNGVAINGAKPPATVTSESLPGVQGAATPEGSSPPTSMTESATTAGGSPGDSTANVPQASNGESAPGVPAVAPAPSPAARGVAVTLRVLQDKCWMSVSQDGQMAYEGTAAVGDAMTFTGKDKINVVLGNAGAVEVILNGKSLGTLGDVGQVIKEEFVPKTQNPG
- the mnmH gene encoding tRNA 2-selenouridine(34) synthase MnmH, with translation MRGNTEIPITIEKALSGEFGPLIDVRSEGEYTEATIPGAVNLPLLSNEERVRVGTIYRHQGPADAREIGLEITGPKLPEMYRKAQTIAGKGPAVLFCWRGGMRSKTTSTVLNLMGMETYRLEGGYKAFRRYVNEYLEQRLSAWPFLMLHGNTGVGKTEILSALAARGAGVIDLEAIAENRGSVFGHIGYDAIPSQQTFGAVSSWPCGPVKASPASSWSVKAAVSAASPFRRPFSGVCRRASGSCCMRRWPCESSGLSMFMPANRTGGNCCKPWSGWNSASARPGSKN